From Paenibacillus sp. GP183, one genomic window encodes:
- a CDS encoding DUF2487 family protein, which translates to MKFSDVIKEEWEALQPYLDTCLLPVTGLTGREQPWQATEALEKLRDALDLIEIPYKGRVVTYPAVHYVEGMDLSVQINTLGSRLKEAGFAYVIVLTTESESQSWLKQTVDEIFYIDMEKWMDHQSEMKIGISRQLQLLWS; encoded by the coding sequence ATGAAATTCAGCGATGTGATAAAAGAGGAATGGGAAGCTTTACAGCCTTACTTGGACACCTGCTTGCTGCCTGTCACCGGATTAACGGGCAGGGAGCAGCCGTGGCAGGCAACAGAAGCGCTTGAAAAGCTCCGTGATGCCCTTGATCTGATAGAGATCCCTTATAAAGGCAGAGTAGTTACCTATCCTGCAGTTCATTATGTGGAAGGCATGGACTTGTCCGTACAAATCAATACCCTCGGATCACGTTTGAAGGAAGCCGGTTTCGCGTATGTGATAGTATTGACGACAGAATCGGAATCACAGAGCTGGCTGAAGCAAACGGTGGACGAAATCTTTTACATAGATATGGAAAAATGGATGGATCATCAGTCTGAAATGAAAATCGGGATATCCAGGCAATTGCAGCTGCTTTGGAGCTGA
- a CDS encoding c-type cytochrome produces MAHGHKSDEKVVFVGDSRVIKKTEKMIPKDYSAYPGKSEAFVPNFLLKEWMVGVVVMVGILVLVMSEPAPLGYPADPKNTAFIPMPDWYFLFLYQLLKYPYTSDKYIIMGTVLVPAIMFGALLLAPFLDTGKERRFYRRPIASTLMFLTLIATSYLTYTSWSHYQFELKDKNIIPEDIKREEELRAAKGATGGAGTSGGAKKAAVAIVAPDDEGAKVFAKATCLQCHGGNLKGNPSIGVPALLGIGDVLSKDQILGVIKNGKGNMPAQYDANKSKGLTDADIDKLANWLAMQKKAQ; encoded by the coding sequence GTGGCACATGGTCATAAATCGGATGAAAAAGTAGTTTTCGTCGGGGATTCCCGTGTTATCAAAAAAACGGAAAAGATGATTCCAAAGGATTACTCGGCTTATCCGGGAAAATCAGAAGCATTCGTTCCCAACTTTTTGCTGAAAGAGTGGATGGTTGGAGTCGTCGTGATGGTTGGAATTCTCGTATTGGTTATGTCGGAACCGGCTCCGCTGGGATATCCGGCTGACCCTAAAAATACAGCGTTTATTCCAATGCCTGACTGGTACTTCCTGTTCCTGTACCAGCTTCTGAAATATCCGTACACTTCAGATAAATATATCATCATGGGAACCGTACTTGTACCGGCCATTATGTTTGGTGCATTACTTCTTGCGCCATTTCTGGATACAGGCAAGGAGCGGCGTTTTTACAGAAGGCCGATTGCATCAACACTCATGTTTTTGACTTTAATCGCTACTTCGTATTTGACTTATACATCTTGGTCACATTACCAGTTCGAACTGAAAGATAAGAATATTATCCCTGAGGACATTAAGCGTGAAGAAGAATTGCGAGCTGCCAAAGGCGCGACAGGCGGCGCTGGTACTTCCGGAGGCGCCAAAAAAGCAGCCGTTGCGATTGTTGCACCTGATGATGAAGGCGCCAAGGTATTTGCCAAAGCCACATGCTTGCAATGCCATGGCGGCAACCTGAAGGGTAATCCTTCCATTGGAGTCCCGGCGCTGCTCGGTATTGGCGATGTACTCTCCAAGGATCAAATCCTGGGAGTTATCAAAAACGGCAAGGGCAACATGCCTGCTCAATACGATGCCAATAAAAGCAAAGGCTTAACCGACGCCGACATTGATAAGCTGGCCAACTGGCTGGCGATGCAAAAAAAGGCTCAATAA
- a CDS encoding sporulation protein YpjB: MFDYFSGRSWILLITVLMAIILIASCGSSKSANPTKKADPQQQQKMQLLNRTADDMYKKAMDGQMMEARNMLLQLSDQITHIQFQGVTSIEGLHALTSSITEAKRVYNAASLSHIEGQAAAAQIRLATDALTHTSQPMWLQYDKVLRNDLTHLEQAVKASNEQETINSYEKLKQHIFLIHPSLQISRDPSLIEKLDSVINFIQTGVKSKPMASQNVVKGIEQLQHTLDQIFNKRQEATAYLPLADNQTPIIWVFLFGAIISTVLTYAGWRMFKTNQTVNKKEKG, from the coding sequence ATGTTTGATTATTTCAGCGGTCGTAGTTGGATACTCTTAATCACAGTGTTAATGGCTATTATATTAATTGCCTCTTGCGGATCCTCCAAATCTGCGAATCCCACAAAAAAAGCCGACCCTCAGCAGCAGCAAAAAATGCAGCTGCTGAATAGGACGGCAGATGATATGTATAAGAAAGCCATGGATGGGCAGATGATGGAAGCGCGTAATATGCTGCTCCAGCTCAGTGATCAAATCACACATATCCAGTTTCAAGGTGTAACTTCGATCGAAGGCCTTCATGCACTGACATCTTCCATAACCGAGGCCAAGAGAGTATACAATGCCGCTTCTTTATCTCACATAGAAGGCCAGGCAGCAGCAGCTCAAATTCGATTGGCAACAGATGCTCTGACTCATACGAGCCAGCCGATGTGGCTCCAATATGACAAGGTGCTCCGCAATGATCTCACTCATCTGGAGCAGGCTGTTAAAGCTTCCAATGAGCAAGAAACGATTAATAGTTATGAAAAACTGAAGCAGCATATTTTTCTGATTCATCCGTCCTTGCAGATCAGCCGAGATCCATCCCTCATAGAGAAGCTGGACTCTGTTATCAACTTTATCCAAACGGGAGTTAAATCCAAGCCGATGGCTTCACAAAATGTGGTCAAAGGGATTGAACAGCTCCAGCATACACTGGATCAAATTTTCAACAAACGGCAGGAGGCAACTGCCTATCTACCCTTGGCAGATAACCAAACGCCAATCATCTGGGTGTTTTTATTCGGCGCCATCATCAGCACGGTATTGACCTATGCAGGCTGGAGAATGTTCAAAACCAATCAGACTGTCAACAAAAAAGAGAAGGGTTGA
- a CDS encoding nucleotide pyrophosphohydrolase → MSDRTLKELQQEVDTYISQFKEGYFSPLSMLARMSEEVGELAREVNHSFGEKPKKKTEADNSIELELGDILFITICFANSLGIDLTEAHEKVMHKFNTRDAGRWTKINTEPT, encoded by the coding sequence ATGTCAGACAGAACGCTCAAAGAGCTGCAACAAGAGGTTGACACTTATATTTCACAATTCAAGGAAGGTTACTTCAGCCCGCTCTCCATGCTGGCCAGAATGAGCGAAGAGGTCGGAGAGCTCGCGCGCGAAGTCAATCACAGCTTTGGAGAAAAACCAAAGAAAAAGACGGAAGCAGATAACTCCATTGAGTTGGAGCTTGGAGATATCCTTTTTATTACGATATGTTTCGCTAATTCTCTGGGAATCGATCTAACCGAGGCTCATGAGAAAGTCATGCATAAGTTCAATACACGAGATGCTGGTCGTTGGACTAAAATTAACACCGAACCTACTTGA
- the dapB gene encoding 4-hydroxy-tetrahydrodipicolinate reductase — protein MERKIRVAVTGASGRMGREVVKLVLTEPDFELAAGVCRSSDSVDMGRLVGLDECGIRLQNDLELALVESRADVMIDFTTPHVALENTNLAIKHGIRPVIGTSGFTLNDIDLLDKHCLEKGIGGLIAPNFSIGAILMMRFAKQAAKYFPHLEIIEYHGDQKLDAPSGTAVKTAEMISGVREELRQGNPQEEETIEGSRGGYYNGFRIHSVRLPGIFAQQEVIMASHGQALKLRHDSYERSAYMPGVAIGVRQVMTYTGMVYGFEQFID, from the coding sequence ATGGAGCGTAAAATTAGAGTAGCTGTCACGGGAGCAAGTGGAAGAATGGGACGCGAGGTTGTTAAATTGGTGCTGACGGAGCCGGATTTTGAATTGGCAGCCGGCGTGTGCCGTTCTTCCGATTCCGTCGATATGGGCAGACTGGTTGGGCTGGACGAATGCGGCATACGGCTGCAGAATGATTTGGAGCTGGCCTTGGTGGAATCCAGAGCCGATGTCATGATTGATTTCACCACGCCACATGTTGCATTGGAAAACACGAATCTGGCCATTAAGCATGGCATTCGTCCCGTAATCGGCACCAGCGGATTTACCTTGAACGATATTGATCTGCTGGACAAGCATTGCCTTGAAAAAGGCATCGGCGGGTTGATTGCTCCCAACTTCTCGATCGGAGCCATCCTGATGATGCGTTTTGCCAAGCAGGCCGCCAAATATTTCCCCCATCTGGAAATTATCGAATATCACGGCGACCAAAAGCTGGATGCTCCTTCTGGTACGGCGGTCAAAACCGCAGAAATGATTTCAGGAGTCAGGGAAGAATTGCGGCAGGGAAATCCGCAGGAAGAGGAAACCATCGAAGGTTCGCGCGGAGGTTATTACAATGGGTTTAGAATACATAGCGTAAGGCTCCCGGGTATTTTTGCGCAGCAGGAAGTCATTATGGCTTCACACGGACAAGCACTGAAATTGCGCCACGATTCCTATGAACGTTCCGCTTATATGCCGGGAGTTGCGATAGGTGTGAGACAAGTAATGACATACACCGGAATGGTATACGGCTTCGAGCAATTTATAGACTAG
- a CDS encoding histidine phosphatase family protein, giving the protein MTTIGLIRHGSTEWNKLGKMQGQMDTSLTEEGRAQARLLGHRMKNEAWTGIFSSDLSRARETAEIISAISGIPILGFDARLRERSFGQVEGTKEQERIDRWGADWKKLDLGGETNEQVLARWHDFLEQLATNASDERLLLISHGGFIVQILRALSMEQDEFLQNTSLTILKRTDSSWELVLYNCLVHLES; this is encoded by the coding sequence ATGACGACTATTGGATTGATCCGGCACGGAAGCACGGAATGGAACAAACTGGGCAAAATGCAGGGACAGATGGATACGAGCTTGACTGAAGAAGGCAGAGCCCAGGCGAGGCTGCTGGGACATAGAATGAAGAATGAAGCATGGACAGGGATATTCAGCAGCGATTTGTCCAGAGCTCGCGAAACAGCGGAGATCATCTCCGCCATCTCCGGAATCCCCATTCTTGGATTTGATGCCAGGCTGCGTGAAAGGAGCTTTGGCCAAGTCGAAGGCACGAAGGAGCAAGAAAGAATAGACCGTTGGGGAGCCGATTGGAAGAAGCTGGATCTCGGCGGCGAGACGAATGAGCAGGTGCTTGCTCGCTGGCATGATTTTTTGGAGCAATTGGCGACCAATGCCTCAGATGAGAGGCTGCTCCTTATTTCGCACGGCGGCTTCATTGTTCAGATTTTGAGGGCTTTAAGCATGGAGCAGGACGAATTTTTGCAAAACACCTCACTGACCATCCTCAAGCGCACGGATTCTTCGTGGGAACTTGTGCTCTATAACTGTTTGGTCCATCTGGAAAGCTAG
- a CDS encoding sigma-70 family RNA polymerase sigma factor, translating into MTDSQLIREIKDGNVQVYNELMRRYERKILAFIFHMLKSSQMEALAEDLCNESFYKAYRSLHSFREVEASFSTWLYTIARNTVLSELRKNKNVKVSLEQSGHTPQASFEAMPEQAALRNEKIYMVREAINSLPEKQKSALILREYDQMDYQEIANILDQTVSSVKSLLFRARASVKLQLEPYFAESIFEEYEGMNQR; encoded by the coding sequence ATGACCGATTCCCAGTTGATAAGAGAGATCAAGGATGGAAACGTTCAGGTTTACAACGAGCTTATGCGTCGTTACGAGCGTAAAATTCTTGCATTTATCTTTCATATGCTTAAAAGCTCGCAGATGGAAGCCTTGGCTGAGGATCTGTGTAACGAGAGTTTCTATAAAGCTTACCGCAGCCTTCACTCCTTTCGTGAAGTTGAGGCTTCTTTTTCTACATGGCTTTACACGATAGCCCGAAATACGGTGCTTAGTGAGCTGCGTAAAAATAAAAACGTCAAAGTATCACTGGAGCAAAGCGGGCATACGCCTCAGGCATCCTTCGAGGCCATGCCGGAGCAAGCTGCGCTGCGTAATGAGAAAATTTATATGGTCCGTGAAGCGATCAACAGTTTGCCAGAGAAGCAAAAGTCCGCATTGATCCTGAGAGAGTATGATCAAATGGATTATCAGGAAATTGCCAACATTCTCGACCAGACTGTCAGTTCCGTGAAGTCACTGCTCTTCAGGGCCCGTGCGAGTGTCAAGCTTCAGCTGGAGCCTTATTTTGCGGAATCGATATTCGAAGAGTACGAAGGGATGAATCAAAGATGA
- a CDS encoding tetratricopeptide repeat protein: protein MDGERELQKAYESILGSDFEKAIEWFEKAIALEPDYADYHYKLSITYARSNKLEKALNRAKHAVRLEPDNESYRFHLQYLYAREKVQQAEKLLNPINERLDMAIALLKEAIILDPLAIEAYLILGAAYASRQEYHQALSAVNEVLRLDPLHEIASQQITEYKHQLMLQDNIQANSYDQK, encoded by the coding sequence GTGGATGGAGAACGAGAATTACAAAAAGCATACGAATCCATTCTCGGGTCTGATTTTGAAAAAGCCATAGAGTGGTTTGAAAAAGCAATTGCATTGGAACCGGATTATGCTGACTACCACTATAAATTATCCATTACCTATGCCAGAAGCAACAAGCTGGAGAAGGCTTTGAATCGTGCGAAGCACGCGGTTCGATTGGAACCGGATAATGAATCCTATCGATTTCATTTGCAATATTTGTATGCGCGGGAAAAGGTGCAGCAGGCTGAGAAGCTTTTAAATCCGATAAACGAAAGGCTGGATATGGCGATCGCGCTTTTGAAGGAAGCCATCATTCTGGATCCTCTAGCCATAGAAGCGTATCTGATTCTGGGTGCGGCTTACGCATCCAGACAGGAATACCATCAAGCCCTGAGTGCGGTAAATGAAGTGCTGCGGCTCGATCCCCTGCATGAAATTGCCAGTCAACAGATCACGGAATACAAGCATCAGCTCATGCTTCAAGATAACATTCAAGCTAATTCTTATGATCAGAAATGA
- a CDS encoding prephenate dehydrogenase yields the protein MTKITIFGVGLIGGSLALCYKGKTGFTVTGHSPNPKSVEKLLKRNVVDEATTSMAEAVKNADYIFICVPVGSLETYLSELNKLPLKPGCLISDVGSTKASVMEAAEALSWNGVHFIGGHPMAGSERSGVEAASSHLFENAFYVLTPAANTPRQEVDKLSGLLKLTKAQIIQVDAKQHDDIVGAISHLPHIIAVALVNQIRAYNETNPLYQNLAAGGFRDITRIASSDPVIWQDILINNREILLKLLTDWKLEVSRFIDLLQQSDGEGITRQFQLAGDFRSKLPERRKGMITSLYDIYIDIPDHPGIIGQVTTALGNEKINLSNIQIVESREDVPGVLRLSFRNQEDADRAAEMLKAQYAVHV from the coding sequence ATGACAAAAATTACGATATTTGGCGTCGGCTTAATCGGCGGATCGCTAGCCTTATGCTATAAAGGAAAAACAGGCTTTACGGTGACTGGACATTCTCCCAACCCTAAATCCGTTGAAAAACTGCTCAAGCGCAATGTAGTGGACGAGGCGACTACCTCCATGGCAGAGGCGGTAAAGAATGCAGATTATATTTTCATATGTGTGCCTGTCGGCTCTTTGGAAACTTATCTCTCAGAGCTGAATAAGCTGCCGCTGAAGCCTGGGTGCCTTATCTCAGATGTGGGCAGTACAAAGGCTTCCGTCATGGAGGCGGCTGAAGCCCTTTCCTGGAATGGCGTGCATTTCATCGGCGGACATCCGATGGCAGGCTCTGAGCGGTCAGGTGTAGAGGCCGCATCCTCCCATTTATTTGAGAATGCGTTTTATGTCCTCACGCCTGCCGCAAATACACCCAGGCAGGAAGTGGATAAGCTGTCAGGCCTGCTGAAGTTGACCAAAGCTCAGATCATTCAGGTCGATGCCAAACAGCATGATGATATCGTCGGGGCCATCAGCCATCTTCCGCATATCATTGCGGTCGCCCTGGTCAATCAAATTCGCGCCTACAATGAGACCAATCCGCTTTATCAGAATTTGGCTGCAGGCGGATTTCGCGATATTACCCGAATTGCTTCTTCGGATCCCGTGATCTGGCAGGATATTTTAATCAATAACCGTGAAATCCTGCTGAAATTGCTTACTGATTGGAAGCTTGAGGTATCTCGTTTTATAGACTTGCTGCAGCAGTCCGATGGGGAGGGCATTACCCGGCAATTTCAACTGGCTGGCGATTTTCGCAGCAAGCTGCCGGAACGACGTAAAGGCATGATCACTTCCTTATATGACATTTACATCGATATTCCCGATCATCCCGGAATCATCGGACAAGTAACAACAGCCCTTGGGAATGAAAAAATTAATCTGAGCAATATTCAAATTGTAGAGAGCAGAGAGGACGTTCCTGGAGTGTTAAGGCTATCCTTTCGCAATCAGGAGGATGCTGATCGCGCTGCAGAAATGCTTAAAGCGCAATATGCTGTTCATGTGTAG
- a CDS encoding zf-HC2 domain-containing protein, with protein MKCSDIQELFGDYWDLPNDDLRRAAVDSHIKTCPSCKEEFQIWEESTVLIRSAVESKAESDYRHAVSDRVMTRIYHDESWRIPVPNRMYAISHNLRRNLTTVIAFSLALFVVSFLFSILNDRSTGASLASSGSSMNDLQAPKVFVPSDNSASLNGHSLGTAVASLNTGFMEPLRFNVGPIHSYPHYLLVVSILGLIATMLIMNWFSRTKA; from the coding sequence ATGAAATGTAGTGACATTCAAGAATTATTTGGTGATTACTGGGATTTGCCGAATGATGACTTGCGTCGCGCAGCAGTGGACAGCCATATCAAAACTTGCCCCTCCTGCAAAGAAGAGTTCCAAATATGGGAGGAAAGTACGGTTCTGATTCGTTCGGCCGTTGAAAGCAAGGCGGAATCCGATTATCGACATGCGGTCTCCGACAGGGTCATGACGAGAATCTACCATGACGAATCATGGAGAATCCCAGTTCCGAATCGGATGTATGCTATTTCACATAACCTGCGCAGAAATTTAACAACTGTTATTGCTTTTTCTCTGGCTCTGTTTGTAGTCAGTTTTCTATTCTCTATCTTAAATGATCGGTCGACGGGAGCATCATTAGCTTCTTCAGGATCTTCCATGAATGATTTGCAAGCGCCAAAGGTATTTGTTCCTAGCGATAACTCTGCATCCTTGAATGGACATTCTCTTGGCACAGCTGTGGCAAGCCTGAATACGGGCTTTATGGAGCCGCTGCGTTTTAACGTTGGGCCTATTCATTCCTATCCGCATTATTTGCTTGTAGTCTCCATTCTCGGTCTAATAGCTACAATGCTGATCATGAACTGGTTTTCAAGAACAAAAGCATAA
- the qcrB gene encoding menaquinol-cytochrome c reductase cytochrome b subunit — translation MLKNMYNWIDERLDITPMWRDVADHEVPEHVNPAHHFSAFVYCFGGLTFFITVIQILSGMFLTMYYTPDIINAYASVDYLQHKVAFGVIVRGMHHWGASLVIVMMFLHTLRVFFTGSYKAPREMNWVVGMLIFFVMLGLGFTGYLLPWDNKAYYATQVGIKIAASAPIIGPYIQTFLQGGEIVGAQTLTRFFAIHVFFLPGVLLALLAGHFFMIRKQGISGPL, via the coding sequence ATGTTGAAAAATATGTACAACTGGATTGACGAACGTCTTGATATCACGCCGATGTGGAGGGACGTTGCGGATCACGAGGTGCCGGAACACGTAAATCCTGCGCATCACTTTTCCGCTTTTGTTTATTGCTTTGGCGGCTTGACGTTTTTTATTACAGTTATTCAAATTTTATCCGGTATGTTTTTAACGATGTACTACACGCCGGATATTATTAATGCTTATGCCAGTGTTGATTACCTTCAGCATAAAGTGGCCTTCGGTGTCATTGTCAGGGGTATGCATCACTGGGGTGCCAGCCTTGTCATTGTCATGATGTTCTTACATACTCTGCGCGTGTTCTTTACAGGTTCCTATAAAGCGCCTCGTGAAATGAACTGGGTTGTAGGAATGCTGATTTTCTTCGTTATGCTGGGTCTTGGTTTTACCGGATATCTGCTGCCTTGGGATAACAAAGCCTACTATGCAACGCAAGTAGGAATCAAGATTGCAGCATCCGCACCTATCATTGGACCTTATATTCAAACTTTTCTGCAGGGCGGAGAAATCGTAGGAGCACAAACATTGACCAGATTCTTTGCTATTCATGTCTTCTTCCTGCCGGGCGTACTGCTTGCTTTACTTGCAGGACACTTCTTCATGATTCGCAAGCAAGGTATTTCCGGACCGCTATAA
- a CDS encoding DUF1405 domain-containing protein has translation MQQQLSFSFLLSKPFLTSKVIIWTLFIVNLAGTLYGYEWYWSQMMFTIAEKPLWYVWFVPDSPTASLFFTLSLLYLIRDGIQSSPLGKSASALRGFVEAFALITSIKYGVWAVAMIFAGAAQGNILGWQDWMLTASHLGMAVEALMFARFYTYRWISILAVAVWTFWNDFMDYHRGIFPWLPDELMDDLGWIEKFTISLSIIGIGIAVIMMVQRKTKSKTIE, from the coding sequence TTGCAGCAGCAGTTATCATTTTCATTTTTGCTGAGTAAACCTTTCTTAACCAGCAAGGTGATCATCTGGACGCTATTTATTGTTAATTTAGCCGGTACCCTATACGGATATGAATGGTATTGGTCGCAAATGATGTTTACCATCGCGGAAAAACCTCTGTGGTATGTATGGTTTGTTCCCGACAGTCCTACGGCGAGCTTGTTCTTTACCCTTTCTTTACTTTACTTGATCCGAGACGGCATCCAATCTTCTCCGCTTGGAAAGAGCGCATCAGCGCTGCGGGGTTTTGTGGAAGCTTTTGCTCTGATTACTTCCATCAAGTATGGCGTTTGGGCCGTGGCGATGATTTTTGCCGGTGCCGCACAGGGCAATATCCTTGGCTGGCAGGATTGGATGCTGACTGCCTCTCATTTGGGTATGGCCGTGGAAGCCTTAATGTTCGCCAGATTCTATACCTATCGCTGGATTTCAATACTCGCTGTTGCTGTTTGGACATTTTGGAATGATTTTATGGATTATCACCGCGGTATTTTTCCTTGGCTGCCGGATGAACTTATGGATGACCTGGGCTGGATTGAGAAGTTCACCATAAGCTTGAGCATCATAGGAATAGGGATAGCTGTAATCATGATGGTCCAAAGAAAAACAAAATCAAAAACAATCGAATAG
- a CDS encoding IDEAL domain-containing protein — MGKMNITNDALLAVFAEIIWDESIRKQKEKELYQEIDDALDKGDQELFFALTSELIGLKTPN; from the coding sequence ATGGGGAAAATGAATATAACGAACGATGCGCTGCTCGCGGTTTTTGCTGAAATCATCTGGGATGAATCGATTCGAAAGCAAAAAGAGAAGGAGCTTTATCAAGAGATAGACGACGCGTTGGACAAAGGAGATCAAGAGCTGTTTTTTGCGCTTACTTCCGAGCTTATAGGATTGAAAACACCCAATTAA
- a CDS encoding YitT family protein: protein MPLKSFTDRLTSLLAITLGTAIYAFGLHYFVISNELMEGGVTGISLLLNYVLGIPPSISTLVLNIPLFYLGWKMFGKNSMFYTIYGVISLSIFLWIVEWLIRYQWIIPFQTEKDYFLATLYAGVTLGSGLGLVFRYGGTTGGSDIVARIGHKLRGWSIGQVILYIDVIVIGVALFYIPKEKVLYSLVAVFISSRMIDYITEGAYAAKAFTIISDHAEQLASAISDELNRGVTLFPAKGAYSGQNKDVIYCVIYRQESRRLRELIKGIDPSAFIIIDEVHDVVGEGFKTS, encoded by the coding sequence ATGCCATTGAAAAGTTTTACAGATCGATTGACTTCCCTGCTCGCCATTACACTGGGAACGGCTATTTATGCTTTCGGCCTGCATTACTTCGTCATCTCAAACGAGCTCATGGAAGGCGGCGTGACCGGCATTTCCTTATTGCTGAATTACGTGCTCGGGATCCCTCCGTCTATTTCAACCCTGGTGCTGAATATTCCCCTGTTTTATCTTGGTTGGAAAATGTTTGGCAAGAACTCGATGTTTTATACCATCTACGGGGTTATTTCCCTTTCCATTTTCTTATGGATCGTGGAATGGCTGATTCGTTATCAATGGATCATACCCTTTCAAACTGAAAAGGATTATTTTCTTGCCACCTTATATGCGGGAGTAACCTTAGGCTCAGGACTGGGCTTGGTATTTCGCTATGGAGGGACAACCGGCGGTTCGGATATTGTGGCGAGAATCGGCCACAAGCTAAGGGGCTGGAGCATAGGGCAAGTGATCTTGTATATCGATGTGATCGTCATCGGGGTTGCACTTTTTTACATTCCAAAAGAAAAAGTGCTCTATTCATTGGTAGCTGTCTTTATTTCATCCAGAATGATCGATTATATAACGGAAGGAGCCTATGCTGCCAAGGCCTTCACCATCATCAGCGACCATGCTGAGCAGTTGGCTAGTGCCATTTCCGATGAGTTGAACCGCGGTGTGACCCTTTTTCCGGCAAAAGGAGCCTATTCCGGCCAAAACAAGGATGTCATCTATTGTGTCATCTACCGACAAGAGAGCAGAAGGCTGCGTGAGCTTATCAAAGGCATTGACCCCTCAGCCTTTATCATTATTGATGAGGTGCATGATGTGGTGGGTGAAGGGTTCAAAACAAGCTAA
- a CDS encoding ubiquinol-cytochrome c reductase iron-sulfur subunit — protein MNVHNNPNDDQHVQKPGTKREITRRQFLTYTLGGAGAFMGAGMIVPMLRFAIDPVLKPKIQAAWIKVVEESKITTEPKSFSFQIHQVDGWYESDPELVAWISKGADGKIFALNPTCKHLGCTVNWNDNPAYPNQYFCPCHGAHYTADGKNLAVAPNPLDEYQVKVESGFVYVGPLGHNTRVK, from the coding sequence ATGAATGTCCACAACAATCCAAATGATGATCAGCATGTACAGAAACCTGGAACCAAGCGCGAAATTACCCGCCGCCAATTTCTAACCTATACTTTAGGTGGAGCTGGGGCTTTTATGGGAGCCGGCATGATTGTGCCGATGCTCAGATTTGCGATAGATCCGGTGCTTAAACCAAAGATTCAGGCCGCTTGGATCAAAGTTGTTGAAGAAAGCAAAATTACGACAGAGCCTAAATCGTTTTCATTCCAAATCCATCAAGTAGACGGCTGGTATGAGAGCGATCCGGAACTGGTTGCATGGATTTCCAAAGGAGCGGACGGCAAAATATTTGCTCTGAATCCGACCTGTAAGCATCTTGGATGCACGGTAAACTGGAATGATAATCCTGCCTATCCAAATCAATATTTCTGTCCTTGTCACGGCGCGCATTATACGGCTGACGGCAAAAACCTTGCCGTAGCACCGAATCCCCTCGACGAATATCAAGTAAAAGTAGAGAGTGGTTTTGTTTATGTAGGTCCGCTTGGCCATAACACAAGAGTGAAATAA